One Bacteroidota bacterium DNA window includes the following coding sequences:
- a CDS encoding cytochrome b N-terminal domain-containing protein, whose amino-acid sequence MLKIREKLQQTEVWKSIFRHNYQDTNRNRALQIVDNVFLHLHPVRIPRHATNIGFTWGMGGITFLLFIVLTITGVILMFYYRPAAEYAYEDMKYLMNDVAFGPLIRNMHRWAAHAMVITVMLHMFRVFLTGSYKPPRQFNWVVGVLLLVLTLLLSFTGYLLPWDQLAIWAVTVGTNMARATPLLGHQGPFGPQLGMKIDNDVRFVLLGGTQVGPPTLLRFYVGHCIFLPLIASVFMAVHFWRIRKDGGISGPAGKEKE is encoded by the coding sequence ATGCTGAAAATACGCGAAAAGTTGCAGCAGACGGAAGTCTGGAAATCAATCTTCCGCCACAACTATCAGGACACCAACCGGAACCGCGCCCTCCAGATCGTCGACAATGTCTTTCTCCACCTTCATCCCGTCAGAATCCCGCGGCATGCGACCAATATCGGATTCACATGGGGGATGGGGGGGATCACCTTTCTCCTGTTCATCGTCCTCACCATCACCGGCGTGATCCTGATGTTCTACTACCGCCCGGCGGCGGAGTATGCGTACGAGGATATGAAGTACCTGATGAACGATGTCGCCTTCGGCCCGCTGATCAGGAACATGCACCGCTGGGCCGCGCACGCCATGGTGATCACGGTCATGCTCCACATGTTCAGGGTGTTCCTCACCGGCTCCTACAAACCTCCCCGGCAGTTTAACTGGGTGGTCGGAGTTCTCCTGCTCGTCCTGACGCTCCTCCTCAGTTTCACCGGATACCTTCTACCCTGGGACCAGCTCGCGATCTGGGCGGTGACGGTCGGAACGAACATGGCCAGGGCCACACCCTTGCTCGGCCACCAGGGGCCCTTCGGCCCGCAGCTGGGAATGAAGATCGATAATGATGTCCGGTTCGTTCTCCTCGGCGGGACGCAGGTAGGCCCGCCGACCTTGCTCCGCTTTTACGTGGGCCACTGCATCTTCCTCCCGTTGATCGCCTCTGTCTTCATGGCGGTCCACTTCTGGAGGATCCGCAAGGACGGGGGAATTTCGGGGCCCGCGGGCAAGGAGAAGGAATGA
- a CDS encoding Rieske 2Fe-2S domain-containing protein: MKKPKQDKPPEIDLGIWRISRRNFFSVAGWAAFFVFLATSTIGSLRMMFPRILYEPPSAFKAGFPQDYVVGEVSEKYKDDYRVWIIRESEGFYALSAICTHLGCTPRWLESENKFKCPCHGSGFRRTGINFEGPAPRPLERLKIVLADDGQMLVDRNIKFLFENGDWVKPDAFLKYT, encoded by the coding sequence GTGAAGAAACCGAAACAGGACAAACCCCCGGAGATCGATCTCGGCATCTGGCGCATCAGCCGCCGCAACTTTTTCTCTGTCGCGGGCTGGGCCGCCTTTTTTGTCTTTCTCGCCACCTCCACGATCGGCTCCCTCCGCATGATGTTCCCCAGGATCCTGTACGAACCACCTTCCGCCTTCAAGGCCGGTTTTCCGCAGGATTACGTCGTGGGCGAAGTGAGCGAGAAGTACAAGGATGATTACCGTGTCTGGATCATCCGCGAGTCCGAGGGATTTTACGCCCTCTCCGCGATCTGCACCCATCTCGGCTGCACGCCGCGGTGGCTCGAGTCGGAGAACAAGTTCAAGTGCCCGTGTCACGGAAGCGGGTTCCGCCGGACCGGCATCAACTTCGAGGGACCTGCTCCCAGGCCCCTCGAACGGCTGAAAATCGTGCTCGCCGACGACGGGCAGATGCTGGTCGACCGGAACATCAAGTTTCTGTTTGAAAACGGCGATTGGGTCAAGCCGGATGCCTTCCTGAAATACACCTGA
- a CDS encoding cytochrome C translates to MNHVWELVRKPDNIPIVGLLFLVIGYTWWSFRKALKNDRQGFLDEARLNEKIQVWPNLVRVEFLAALFIMVILVFWSFLIDAPLEEAANPTLTPNPSKAPWYFLGLQEMLVYFDPWIAGVVMPSLIIVGLMAIPYIDVNEKGNGYYTYKERKFSILTFCVGFLILWVSLIVLGTFWRGPGWYFFFPWQEWDTHRVVALTNVDLSEVFGIHTRNADYSLNPAAIAFGAILILGYYSLAGIFWFKKRNGELMKKLGFMRYNIVAFLFLTMAALPIKMILRIAFNIKYILVTPWFNI, encoded by the coding sequence ATGAACCACGTCTGGGAACTCGTCCGGAAGCCCGATAATATCCCGATCGTCGGGCTGCTGTTTCTGGTCATCGGATACACCTGGTGGTCGTTCCGGAAGGCCCTGAAAAACGACCGGCAGGGATTCCTCGACGAGGCGCGCCTGAACGAAAAGATCCAGGTCTGGCCGAATCTCGTCCGTGTGGAATTCCTCGCCGCGCTGTTTATCATGGTCATCCTCGTGTTCTGGTCCTTCCTCATCGATGCTCCGCTCGAAGAAGCGGCCAATCCGACGCTCACGCCGAACCCTTCGAAGGCGCCGTGGTATTTTCTGGGCCTGCAGGAAATGCTTGTCTACTTCGACCCCTGGATCGCGGGAGTGGTGATGCCGAGCCTGATCATCGTCGGCCTCATGGCGATCCCTTATATCGACGTGAACGAGAAGGGAAACGGCTACTATACCTACAAGGAAAGGAAGTTCTCCATCCTGACGTTTTGCGTCGGGTTCCTGATCCTCTGGGTGTCGCTGATCGTGCTCGGCACGTTCTGGCGGGGCCCCGGCTGGTATTTCTTTTTCCCCTGGCAGGAATGGGACACGCACCGGGTCGTGGCTCTCACCAATGTCGATCTCTCCGAAGTCTTCGGAATCCACACACGGAACGCCGATTACAGCCTGAACCCCGCCGCGATCGCGTTCGGGGCGATCCTGATACTCGGGTACTATTCGCTCGCCGGAATCTTCTGGTTCAAGAAGCGGAACGGGGAGCTGATGAAAAAGCTCGGATTCATGCGCTACAATATCGTGGCATTCCTGTTCCTTACGATGGCCGCCCTCCCGATCAAGATGATTCTCCGGATCGCGTTTAACATCAAATACATCCTGGTTACCCCTTGGTTCAACATCTGA
- a CDS encoding polyribonucleotide nucleotidyltransferase, producing MVTKKELEIGGRTLSLETGRLAKQADGSVMVRYGDSMVLATVVANKEPKPGLDYFPLQVEYRERTAAAGKIPGGFFKREARPSEKEILSSRLIDRPLRPMFPEDFKCETQIMLTVLSSDLENDADILGAAGASAALMISDIPFDGPVAEVRVGRIDGAFVINPTFPQLVNSDLDVIVAGTKTSIVMVEGEAKEISEHDMLEALRFAHGHIQQICELQTALRQEVGKPKRDVVQHPLKKELYESVAKLARDGIKQLCQKPLMKEERSKAHAEMRLSTLEQLKKSVASMNLTLTDPEKELLLSNPGPFVDSKASLIGDILHDIEYEEMRDMILSAGKRLDGRGVTDIRPITGEVSVLPRTHGSALFTRGETQSLATTTLGTKSDEQILDGLLPETTKRFMLHYNFPPYSVGEVGRIGFTGRREIGHGNLAERSIKNMLPPENEFPYTVRIVSDILESNGSSSMATVCAGSLSLLDAGVPLKKSVAGIAMGLIKEGPRTAILSDILGNEDHLGDMDFKVAGTRDGITAFQMDIKIQGISFEIIQQALAQAREGRLHILEIMAQTLAEPRADLSQYAPRLTTIKIPVDMIGSVIGPGGKVIRQIVKDTGAEINIEDDGTIVIASVSAEGSKKALDIINKITEIPEVGKTYHGRVTRLMDFGAFVEFLPGKEGLVHISHMDMKRVDKVSDVLNQGDEVDVMLIKKDEEGRYNLSRKALMPGYDAEAEAVRDAERKRERGDRRDGGRDRRGAPHRDHRR from the coding sequence ATGGTAACGAAAAAGGAACTTGAGATCGGGGGACGAACCCTCTCTCTCGAAACGGGCAGGCTGGCCAAGCAGGCTGACGGGTCCGTGATGGTGCGCTACGGCGATTCGATGGTCCTCGCCACGGTCGTCGCGAACAAGGAACCGAAGCCGGGGCTCGATTATTTCCCGCTGCAGGTCGAATACCGGGAACGCACCGCCGCGGCAGGTAAGATCCCCGGAGGGTTTTTCAAGCGGGAGGCCCGTCCGTCCGAAAAGGAAATCCTCTCCTCCAGGCTGATCGACAGGCCCCTGCGCCCCATGTTCCCCGAGGACTTCAAGTGCGAGACGCAGATCATGCTCACCGTGCTCTCGTCGGACTTGGAGAACGACGCCGACATACTCGGGGCAGCCGGGGCGTCGGCCGCGCTCATGATCTCGGACATTCCGTTCGACGGCCCGGTGGCCGAAGTTCGGGTCGGGAGGATCGACGGAGCGTTTGTCATCAATCCGACCTTCCCGCAGCTGGTGAACAGCGACCTGGATGTGATCGTCGCCGGCACCAAGACCTCGATCGTCATGGTCGAAGGGGAAGCGAAGGAAATCTCGGAACACGACATGCTCGAGGCGTTGCGTTTCGCCCACGGGCACATCCAGCAGATCTGCGAGCTTCAGACCGCGCTCCGGCAGGAGGTCGGGAAGCCGAAACGGGACGTCGTGCAGCACCCTCTCAAGAAAGAACTGTACGAGAGCGTGGCGAAACTTGCCCGCGATGGGATCAAACAGCTCTGCCAAAAGCCCCTGATGAAGGAGGAGCGGAGCAAAGCCCACGCGGAGATGCGCCTTTCGACGCTCGAACAACTGAAGAAAAGCGTTGCGTCGATGAACCTGACGCTGACCGACCCGGAGAAGGAGCTTCTCCTGAGCAACCCCGGCCCCTTCGTGGACAGCAAGGCATCCCTCATCGGGGATATCCTCCACGATATCGAGTACGAGGAGATGCGCGATATGATCCTCTCCGCGGGAAAGAGGCTTGACGGAAGGGGGGTAACGGATATCCGCCCGATCACCGGCGAAGTCTCCGTTCTCCCCAGGACTCACGGCTCCGCGCTCTTCACGCGCGGTGAAACGCAGAGCCTCGCCACAACCACGCTCGGAACCAAGTCGGACGAACAAATCCTGGACGGGCTCCTTCCGGAAACGACCAAACGGTTCATGCTCCACTACAATTTTCCTCCCTACTCGGTCGGCGAGGTGGGAAGGATCGGGTTTACCGGCAGGCGCGAGATCGGGCACGGGAACCTGGCCGAGCGGTCGATCAAGAACATGTTGCCTCCCGAAAATGAATTCCCCTACACGGTCCGCATCGTGTCGGACATCCTTGAATCGAACGGGTCTTCCTCGATGGCGACCGTCTGCGCCGGTTCGCTCTCCCTTCTGGATGCCGGCGTCCCCCTGAAGAAATCCGTTGCGGGGATCGCCATGGGGCTGATCAAAGAAGGCCCCCGGACCGCGATCCTGAGCGACATTCTCGGCAACGAGGACCATCTGGGCGATATGGACTTCAAGGTGGCCGGGACCCGCGACGGGATCACGGCGTTCCAGATGGACATCAAGATCCAGGGCATCTCGTTCGAAATCATACAACAGGCCCTGGCCCAGGCGAGGGAGGGGCGTCTCCATATTCTCGAAATCATGGCGCAGACGCTCGCGGAACCGCGCGCGGACCTCTCCCAGTACGCGCCACGGCTCACCACGATCAAGATACCCGTCGACATGATCGGGAGCGTCATCGGTCCCGGCGGAAAAGTGATCCGCCAGATCGTGAAGGATACCGGCGCAGAGATCAACATCGAGGACGACGGAACCATCGTCATCGCGTCGGTCTCCGCGGAGGGGAGCAAGAAGGCCCTCGACATCATCAACAAGATCACGGAGATCCCGGAGGTCGGAAAGACCTATCACGGGAGGGTGACGCGCCTGATGGATTTCGGAGCCTTCGTGGAGTTCCTCCCGGGGAAGGAAGGGCTGGTACATATTTCCCACATGGACATGAAGCGGGTCGACAAGGTCTCCGACGTTCTGAACCAGGGGGACGAGGTGGACGTCATGCTGATCAAGAAGGACGAGGAGGGCCGGTACAATCTCAGCCGGAAGGCGCTCATGCCGGGGTATGACGCCGAGGCGGAAGCGGTGCGCGACGCCGAACGGAAGAGAGAGCGTGGTGACCGGCGCGACGGCGGAAGGGATCGCCGCGGCGCTCCCCACCGGGATCACCGGCGCTGA
- the gpmI gene encoding 2,3-bisphosphoglycerate-independent phosphoglycerate mutase, which yields MTPRRKRCATPNGRESVVTGATAEGIAAALPTGITGADVPPAHNVLLIILDGFGLGENPEVDAIARAKKPFIDSLLKSYPWTAINASNEDVGLPAGQMGNSEVGHMNIGAGRVVYQEITRINRSIRMGDFFGKPAFLGAMENVKRRGSALHLIGLLSDGGVHSHNSHLYALLELARRQGLQQVFVHAILDGRDTPPESGAAFLSELRQKMAGLGVGETATVMGRYYGMDRDNRWDRTEKAYRAMTEGLGSRAPDAEAAVRESYRQGLADEFVLPIVLEKGGSPAGPIRDGDSAIFFNFRTDRPRQLTRAFIEEGFDKFSRKKLDLYFATMTQYEDDFKCPVAFPPAFLTHTLGEIISEAGLKQLHLAETEKYAHVTFFFNGGRETPFPGEDRIMIPSARGVATYDQKPEMSAYGITEKAVEAIAGERYPFIIMNYANTDMVGHSGKMEPTIKAVEVVDACLGKVIPAALLNDYVTIVTSDHGNADKMSDQEGNPFTAHTTNRVPLILIGGSVPGGLREGGRLADIAPTILEIMQFPIPAEMDGVSLLRRTAAVPEPSAIKP from the coding sequence ATGACGCCGAGGCGGAAGCGGTGCGCGACGCCGAACGGAAGAGAGAGCGTGGTGACCGGCGCGACGGCGGAAGGGATCGCCGCGGCGCTCCCCACCGGGATCACCGGCGCTGATGTGCCTCCGGCGCACAACGTACTGCTGATTATTCTCGACGGGTTCGGGCTCGGAGAGAATCCGGAGGTTGACGCGATCGCCCGGGCGAAGAAGCCGTTCATCGATTCGCTCCTGAAGAGCTATCCCTGGACTGCGATCAACGCGTCCAACGAGGACGTGGGGCTCCCGGCGGGGCAGATGGGGAACTCCGAGGTAGGGCACATGAATATCGGCGCGGGCCGGGTCGTCTATCAGGAGATCACCCGGATTAACCGTTCGATCCGGATGGGCGACTTCTTCGGGAAGCCGGCCTTTCTCGGCGCGATGGAGAATGTGAAGCGCCGCGGCTCCGCGCTCCACCTGATCGGCCTCCTTTCGGACGGGGGCGTCCACAGCCACAACTCGCATCTCTACGCCCTCCTCGAGCTCGCCCGCCGGCAGGGCCTCCAACAGGTCTTCGTTCACGCCATTCTGGACGGCCGCGATACCCCTCCCGAATCGGGAGCAGCCTTTCTCTCCGAGCTCCGGCAAAAGATGGCCGGGCTGGGAGTCGGTGAAACCGCCACCGTCATGGGACGCTATTACGGGATGGACCGGGATAACCGCTGGGACCGGACGGAAAAAGCGTACCGGGCCATGACGGAGGGGCTGGGCAGCCGCGCCCCGGATGCGGAGGCCGCGGTAAGGGAGTCATACAGGCAGGGTCTTGCCGACGAATTCGTCCTTCCGATCGTTCTTGAAAAGGGGGGGAGCCCCGCGGGCCCGATCCGCGACGGTGACTCCGCCATCTTCTTCAATTTCAGAACCGACCGCCCGCGCCAGCTTACCAGGGCATTCATCGAAGAGGGATTCGACAAGTTTTCCCGCAAAAAGCTCGACCTCTACTTCGCTACCATGACGCAGTATGAGGACGATTTCAAATGTCCTGTCGCTTTTCCCCCCGCCTTCCTCACCCATACGCTCGGAGAGATTATCTCGGAGGCGGGATTGAAACAGCTTCACCTCGCCGAGACGGAAAAATACGCACACGTCACATTCTTCTTCAACGGAGGCCGTGAGACCCCCTTTCCCGGCGAAGACCGGATCATGATTCCTTCGGCCAGGGGCGTGGCGACGTATGACCAGAAGCCGGAGATGAGCGCGTACGGCATCACCGAAAAAGCCGTCGAGGCAATCGCCGGCGAACGCTATCCGTTCATCATCATGAACTATGCCAACACCGACATGGTGGGGCATTCCGGGAAGATGGAGCCGACGATCAAGGCGGTCGAAGTAGTCGACGCTTGTCTCGGCAAAGTGATCCCCGCCGCGCTCTTAAACGATTATGTCACGATCGTGACCTCCGACCATGGAAACGCGGACAAAATGTCCGATCAGGAGGGAAATCCCTTCACTGCACACACCACAAACCGGGTGCCGTTGATCCTGATCGGGGGATCCGTTCCCGGCGGACTTCGGGAAGGGGGAAGGCTTGCCGATATCGCTCCCACGATACTCGAAATCATGCAATTCCCCATCCCTGCAGAGATGGATGGCGTCTCGCTTCTGAGACGAACAGCGGCCGTTCCGGAGCCCTCCGCGATCAAGCCCTGA
- a CDS encoding c-type cytochrome: protein MKGLLSYFSARAETPIETRNYAQVYFILSALLFIGTMWSVLDEVSTRRPWKVTQEEYLTLDEQRWQDRLKEAESAFDSASYVQASSELSEAQKKLGSPEVQNLQADINRLEEQLLDANRDFTFAKSRGDEAYYFWKKSIHEGQEDQGYRDKVRELTALMATYNARVEALTTRHDSLQRIVNGYKNDVKGVQSKIKTLYTSIDLAKSKIDRAKGSSILIRQVMLNGFDRSNFGIPKARIDRCQTCHMGWKEEVMGDAPQPYTKHPLPELLKIHNPEVAGCTSCHHGQGAALTAGSAHGDADKYWEWPLLKGKEVYASCNSCHADESYVKYGDRLNKAKQMLAESGCFGCHEIKGFLDLQKIGPELNQLNVKAKSDWIFRWVRNPKDYNPHTRMPNFRFSDDDAAAITAFLWKTGSDGSFHPRKGISAGGDASRGKGLVETVGCKGCHVVADDLRMRQARGFSYDVAPELSRAGSKLDPDWIFEWIKDPRAYRPATRMPNLRLTDQEARDIVAYLSTLKDDRQFERKAIALDSPELIKRGDKLIREYGCSGCHAIKGMEKEGRVSVALSNIGRKRVDEIDFGDTKVPHTWDDWIFGKLTDSRMYATERIVSKMPVFAFADSEKIVLRTLLRGLTKDVPEEAFQRPFDKNLQAIEAGRRQTQYYNCINCHQIEEVGGAIRATLDDEGFAPPYLLPEGSKVQEPWLHEFLSGPTPVRPWLKIRMPTFSLTDDEIGTITRYFLALHRKELEVREYQNIPLEPKYLVNGKKLFEDYQCLSCHTTGKIPEGKSPSDLAPNLALAKTRLKPEWILDWIARPDSIQPNTRMPNFFPDMQAADTTILAGDAREQIKALRDYLWTVAKSK, encoded by the coding sequence ATGAAAGGATTGCTGAGCTACTTTTCCGCGCGAGCGGAAACTCCGATCGAGACGCGCAACTACGCGCAGGTCTACTTTATCCTTTCTGCCCTGCTCTTCATCGGGACGATGTGGTCGGTCCTCGACGAAGTATCGACGCGCCGCCCCTGGAAGGTGACACAGGAGGAGTATCTGACGCTCGACGAGCAGAGGTGGCAGGACCGGCTCAAAGAGGCGGAATCTGCATTCGATTCGGCGTCGTATGTGCAGGCAAGTTCCGAACTGTCGGAGGCCCAGAAGAAGCTCGGCTCCCCCGAGGTCCAGAACCTCCAGGCGGATATCAACCGGCTTGAAGAGCAACTCCTCGATGCCAACCGGGACTTCACGTTCGCGAAGAGCCGGGGGGACGAGGCGTACTATTTTTGGAAAAAATCGATCCATGAGGGGCAGGAAGACCAGGGGTACCGGGACAAAGTACGGGAACTCACCGCCCTGATGGCGACCTATAACGCGCGGGTGGAAGCGCTCACCACACGGCATGACTCCCTCCAGCGGATCGTGAACGGCTATAAGAACGACGTCAAGGGCGTCCAGTCGAAGATCAAAACGCTCTATACTTCCATCGACCTCGCCAAATCGAAGATAGACCGGGCGAAGGGATCGAGCATCCTGATCCGGCAGGTCATGCTGAATGGTTTTGACCGTTCGAACTTCGGAATCCCCAAGGCGCGCATCGACCGGTGCCAGACCTGCCACATGGGGTGGAAGGAAGAAGTCATGGGGGACGCTCCGCAACCGTACACCAAGCATCCGCTCCCCGAGTTATTGAAGATCCACAATCCCGAGGTTGCCGGATGCACTTCCTGCCATCACGGGCAGGGAGCCGCGCTCACTGCGGGTTCGGCGCACGGCGACGCCGACAAGTACTGGGAATGGCCGTTGTTGAAGGGGAAGGAAGTCTACGCCTCGTGCAACAGCTGCCACGCGGACGAATCGTACGTGAAGTATGGCGACCGGTTGAACAAGGCCAAGCAGATGCTCGCCGAATCGGGTTGCTTCGGGTGCCATGAAATCAAAGGCTTCCTCGATCTCCAGAAGATCGGACCCGAACTGAACCAACTGAATGTCAAAGCCAAGAGCGACTGGATTTTCCGCTGGGTGCGCAATCCGAAGGATTATAATCCCCACACCCGGATGCCGAACTTCAGGTTTTCAGACGACGATGCGGCGGCGATCACCGCATTCCTCTGGAAGACCGGGTCGGACGGATCGTTCCATCCGAGAAAGGGGATCAGCGCCGGGGGGGACGCCTCGCGGGGGAAAGGACTGGTGGAAACCGTCGGATGCAAGGGCTGCCACGTCGTCGCCGACGACCTGCGCATGCGCCAGGCCCGGGGATTCTCCTATGACGTGGCTCCGGAGCTGAGCCGGGCGGGGAGCAAGCTCGATCCGGATTGGATCTTTGAATGGATCAAAGACCCGCGCGCGTACAGGCCCGCCACCCGGATGCCGAACCTTCGCCTGACCGATCAGGAGGCGCGCGATATCGTCGCCTATCTTTCGACGTTGAAAGACGACCGGCAATTCGAGCGCAAGGCGATCGCGCTCGATTCGCCCGAACTGATCAAGCGCGGGGACAAGCTGATCCGGGAGTACGGCTGCTCGGGTTGCCATGCGATCAAGGGGATGGAAAAGGAAGGGCGTGTCAGCGTGGCCCTCTCGAACATCGGGCGGAAACGGGTGGATGAAATCGATTTCGGAGACACCAAAGTTCCGCACACCTGGGACGACTGGATCTTCGGAAAGCTGACCGACTCCCGCATGTACGCGACAGAACGCATTGTTTCCAAAATGCCGGTCTTCGCGTTTGCCGACAGCGAGAAGATCGTTCTCCGCACGCTTCTGCGCGGATTGACGAAGGACGTTCCGGAAGAGGCATTCCAGCGCCCCTTCGATAAGAACCTGCAGGCCATCGAAGCCGGGCGCCGCCAGACGCAGTACTACAACTGCATCAACTGCCACCAGATCGAGGAGGTCGGAGGAGCGATCAGAGCAACGCTCGACGACGAGGGTTTTGCGCCCCCCTACCTTCTCCCCGAAGGGTCGAAGGTCCAGGAGCCGTGGCTCCACGAATTCCTGAGCGGGCCGACGCCCGTCCGGCCGTGGCTGAAGATCCGGATGCCGACGTTCAGTCTCACCGATGACGAGATAGGCACCATCACGCGGTATTTTCTTGCGCTGCACAGGAAAGAGCTCGAGGTGCGGGAATATCAAAACATACCGCTGGAGCCGAAATACCTTGTGAACGGCAAGAAGCTCTTCGAGGACTACCAGTGCCTCAGTTGCCATACCACGGGGAAAATCCCCGAAGGGAAGTCGCCCTCCGACCTCGCGCCAAACCTCGCGCTCGCCAAGACAAGGCTCAAGCCGGAATGGATCCTTGACTGGATCGCACGCCCCGATTCCATCCAGCCAAACACCCGGATGCCGAACTTTTTCCCCGATATGCAGGCCGCAGACACCACAATTCTGGCCGGGGACGCCCGGGAGCAGATCAAGGCCCTGCGGGATTACCTCTGGACGGTCGCAAAATCGAAGTAG
- the bshC gene encoding bacillithiol biosynthesis cysteine-adding enzyme BshC, which yields MSESQWIDFGALPHSEGGFSKLFGDYVNEFPKVRSFFEADFHFIHNFPKHAELLGGQAKHRSEVADILLDQNRQIGASEKTLENIGLLRDSKTFAIVTGQQVGILGGPLYTVYKTITALRLAEQLSATFSDYKFVPVFWLEGEDHDLEEVNSVSVLNGDHSPVEIDYPVKGKPAQKNAGAVGDIEFDGSLDQFFDRLQKTLPNSEFKEPLFSILKQAYAPASTFTSAFARLMNGLFEGSGLVFISSNDRRLKQLLKPIFLKEIEEYPRVSQLIIQRSAELEGRYHAQIKTKAMNLFMFFKGGRYFIEPREKEFGLRGIRQYFQRDELLNIVNQTPELLSPNVALRPICQDTLLPTLAYVGGPAEIAYFAQLKTVYAHFGMTMPIIYPRASVTIYEQKFERILEKYQLELLEFFGDSERVTRKVVELISEVKIEEMFDDAVRRSNELMAEMKYGLNYIDSTLMGPLETTRSKTESHLLLLKEKVVEAQERKHEIALRQVRKVSQSITPNAMLQERVLNFTYFMNKYGPEFIKRLTSDIEIDRFKHQVLSV from the coding sequence ATGAGCGAATCACAGTGGATCGACTTTGGTGCTCTCCCCCATTCGGAGGGGGGCTTCTCTAAACTCTTCGGCGATTACGTTAACGAGTTCCCCAAGGTCCGGTCCTTCTTCGAAGCCGACTTTCACTTTATTCACAACTTTCCGAAGCACGCCGAACTTCTCGGGGGGCAGGCGAAACACCGGAGCGAGGTCGCGGATATTCTCCTCGATCAAAACCGGCAAATCGGTGCCAGCGAAAAAACCCTCGAAAACATAGGCCTCCTGAGGGATTCCAAAACATTTGCGATTGTCACGGGGCAACAGGTCGGCATCCTCGGAGGTCCCCTTTATACGGTCTACAAGACGATCACGGCCCTGCGGCTGGCGGAACAATTATCGGCAACGTTTTCCGATTATAAATTCGTCCCGGTCTTCTGGCTCGAGGGCGAGGACCATGATCTGGAAGAGGTCAATTCGGTATCGGTGTTGAACGGCGACCACTCACCGGTGGAGATCGATTACCCCGTCAAGGGAAAACCGGCGCAAAAGAACGCCGGGGCGGTCGGCGACATCGAATTCGACGGTTCGCTCGACCAATTCTTCGATCGACTCCAGAAGACCCTCCCGAACTCGGAATTCAAGGAACCCCTTTTTTCCATTCTGAAGCAGGCGTACGCGCCCGCCTCGACGTTCACCAGCGCGTTCGCACGGCTCATGAACGGGTTGTTCGAGGGTTCCGGCCTCGTGTTTATCTCCTCCAACGACCGCCGGCTGAAGCAGCTCCTGAAGCCCATTTTCCTGAAAGAGATCGAAGAGTATCCCAGAGTCTCGCAGCTGATCATCCAGAGAAGCGCGGAGCTGGAGGGGCGCTACCACGCCCAGATCAAGACAAAGGCGATGAACCTCTTCATGTTTTTCAAGGGGGGGAGGTATTTCATCGAGCCCCGCGAAAAAGAGTTCGGACTCCGGGGGATCCGGCAGTATTTTCAGCGGGATGAACTTCTGAACATCGTGAACCAGACACCCGAACTCCTCAGTCCCAATGTCGCGTTGCGCCCGATCTGTCAGGACACCCTCCTTCCCACCCTCGCCTACGTGGGGGGACCGGCAGAGATCGCCTATTTCGCGCAACTTAAAACCGTCTATGCGCATTTCGGCATGACCATGCCGATCATCTATCCGCGCGCGAGCGTCACGATTTACGAGCAAAAGTTCGAACGGATCCTGGAGAAGTACCAGCTGGAATTGCTTGAATTCTTCGGCGATTCGGAGCGCGTGACCAGGAAGGTCGTCGAACTGATCTCCGAGGTGAAAATTGAAGAGATGTTTGACGATGCCGTCAGGCGGTCGAACGAACTGATGGCGGAGATGAAGTACGGTTTGAACTATATCGATTCAACGCTCATGGGCCCCCTGGAAACGACCCGGTCGAAAACGGAGTCCCACCTCCTCCTTCTGAAGGAGAAGGTCGTGGAGGCGCAGGAACGCAAACACGAAATCGCCCTCCGGCAGGTGCGGAAAGTATCCCAGAGCATCACACCCAATGCGATGTTGCAGGAGCGCGTCCTGAACTTCACCTATTTCATGAACAAGTACGGCCCCGAGTTCATCAAGCGACTCACCTCTGATATCGAGATCGACCGCTTCAAGCACCAGGTCCTCAGCGTGTAG